A single Curtobacterium sp. MCJR17_020 DNA region contains:
- a CDS encoding PadR family transcriptional regulator, whose translation MHNDNDSNHHPRGPRFGGARQHHGAGFPGRDRGDHEHGGRGGRGFGPGFGPGMGFGPGFGGFGGPGFGRERRRRGDVRLAILGLLAEGPQNGYAVIKTIAERTGGAWKPSPGSVYPTLQQLVDEDLVVSSGDGRKTLFELTDAGKAEAEAKADEIAAALDAAPGIPDAQREFFEALRKTMGVLQMYRTTATEDQAKAATAKVDQLRKDLLQILAD comes from the coding sequence ATGCACAACGACAACGACAGCAACCACCACCCGCGCGGCCCCCGTTTCGGCGGCGCGCGGCAGCACCACGGCGCCGGCTTCCCCGGCCGCGACCGCGGTGACCACGAGCACGGCGGCCGCGGCGGCCGTGGCTTCGGCCCGGGCTTCGGGCCGGGCATGGGCTTCGGCCCCGGCTTCGGTGGCTTCGGCGGACCCGGCTTCGGCCGCGAACGCCGCCGCCGCGGTGACGTCCGCCTCGCGATCCTCGGCCTGCTGGCCGAGGGGCCGCAGAACGGCTACGCCGTGATCAAGACCATCGCCGAGCGCACCGGCGGCGCCTGGAAGCCGAGCCCCGGCTCGGTCTACCCGACGCTCCAGCAGCTCGTCGACGAAGACCTCGTGGTCTCGTCGGGCGACGGCCGCAAGACGCTCTTCGAGCTCACCGACGCCGGCAAGGCCGAGGCCGAGGCGAAGGCCGACGAGATCGCAGCGGCACTCGACGCGGCCCCCGGGATCCCGGACGCGCAGCGCGAGTTCTTCGAGGCGCTCCGGAAGACCATGGGCGTCCTGCAGATGTACCGGACGACCGCGACGGAGGACCAGGCCAAGGCCGCCACCGCCAAGGTCGACCAGCTCCGCAAGGACCTGCTGCAGATCCTCGCCGACTGA
- a CDS encoding DEAD/DEAH box helicase, which translates to MTTNDLRFSDLGVPAPMVAVLADQGKETAFPIQEDTLPDSLQGKDVLGRGRTGSGKTIAFAIPLVARLAASGRKRRAGRPRALVLAPTRELATQIDVALAPLAKAMGLNTTTIFGGVGQGRQVDALRGGVDVVVACPGRLADLMQQGHVNLGDIEVTVLDEADHMADMGFLPGVTKIMQATPEQGQRLLFSATLDNGVDKLVKKFLHNPVMHSVDEANSPVEAMTHHLFEVADADAKKHLVSTLASGNGRRILFMRTKHHAKRLAKQLSSQGIPAVDLQGNLSQGARERNLAKFSSGEALVLVATDVAARGVHVDNVELVVHVDPPTEHKAYLHRSGRTARAGSSGDVVTVTMPAERRDVAQMMRAAAIKVTPQQVTATSPAVTTLVGEVAPIRHVAEDQPAQQQRQPKQRSADSAGDRGRRGRGGRPGGSGQPARAGSASESVGSAGGRQGRPARGARSEGTGRSAAASAGSTGGRRSGGSRRAGSDTVRGGSSAVWSSDGGYAAGRGAGQESGGGRRGSSRRASRPAGAADRH; encoded by the coding sequence ATGACCACCAATGACCTCCGTTTCTCCGACCTCGGCGTCCCCGCGCCGATGGTCGCCGTCCTCGCCGACCAGGGCAAGGAGACCGCGTTCCCGATCCAGGAGGACACGCTCCCCGACTCCCTGCAGGGCAAGGACGTCCTCGGCCGCGGCCGCACCGGCTCCGGCAAGACGATCGCGTTCGCGATCCCGCTCGTCGCCCGCCTCGCCGCCAGTGGCCGCAAGCGCCGCGCCGGCCGCCCGCGCGCCCTGGTGCTCGCCCCCACCCGTGAGCTCGCGACCCAGATCGACGTCGCCCTCGCCCCGCTCGCGAAGGCCATGGGCCTCAACACCACGACCATCTTCGGTGGCGTCGGACAGGGCCGTCAGGTCGACGCCCTGCGCGGCGGCGTGGACGTCGTCGTGGCGTGCCCTGGCCGTCTCGCCGACCTCATGCAGCAGGGCCACGTCAACCTCGGTGACATCGAGGTGACGGTCCTCGACGAGGCCGACCACATGGCCGACATGGGCTTCCTGCCCGGCGTGACCAAGATCATGCAGGCGACGCCCGAGCAGGGGCAGCGTCTGCTGTTCTCCGCCACGCTCGACAACGGCGTGGACAAACTCGTCAAGAAGTTCCTGCACAACCCGGTGATGCACTCCGTCGACGAGGCGAACAGCCCCGTCGAGGCGATGACCCACCACCTGTTCGAGGTCGCCGACGCCGACGCGAAGAAGCACCTCGTGAGCACCCTCGCCTCGGGCAACGGTCGCCGCATCCTCTTCATGCGCACCAAGCACCACGCCAAGCGCCTCGCCAAGCAGCTCAGCAGCCAGGGGATCCCGGCCGTCGACCTGCAGGGCAACCTGTCGCAGGGCGCCCGTGAGCGGAACCTGGCGAAGTTCTCGTCCGGCGAGGCCCTCGTCCTCGTCGCCACCGACGTCGCCGCCCGTGGTGTGCACGTCGACAACGTCGAGCTCGTCGTGCACGTCGACCCGCCCACCGAGCACAAGGCGTACCTGCACCGCTCGGGCCGCACCGCCCGTGCCGGTTCGTCCGGTGACGTCGTCACGGTGACGATGCCCGCCGAGCGTCGCGACGTCGCGCAGATGATGCGTGCCGCAGCGATCAAGGTCACCCCGCAGCAGGTCACCGCGACCTCGCCGGCGGTCACCACGCTCGTCGGCGAGGTCGCCCCGATCCGCCACGTCGCCGAGGACCAGCCCGCGCAGCAGCAGCGTCAGCCGAAGCAGCGCTCCGCCGATTCCGCCGGTGACCGTGGTCGTCGTGGTCGCGGCGGCCGTCCGGGAGGCTCGGGTCAGCCCGCGCGTGCCGGCTCGGCTTCCGAGTCCGTCGGTTCGGCCGGGGGCCGTCAGGGCCGTCCGGCTCGCGGCGCACGTTCCGAGGGCACCGGGCGCTCCGCCGCCGCGAGCGCGGGCTCGACGGGTGGTCGCCGCAGCGGCGGCAGCCGTCGCGCCGGCAGCGACACCGTGCGCGGTGGGTCCTCTGCCGTATGGTCCTCGGACGGTGGCTACGCCGCGGGCCGTGGAGCCGGCCAGGAGTCGGGCGGGGGCCGTCGTGGCTCGTCGCGCCGTGCCTCCCGTCCGGCCGGCGCTGCCGACCGCCACTGA
- a CDS encoding GntR family transcriptional regulator, whose protein sequence is MAGLVALDAGGRVPPFEQVRSQIAAQIGAGYLVDGERLPSVRGLADELGLAAGTVAKAYQLLEEAGLVHTARGAGTRVVRPAEVPDAVADAARALAAAARAAGLSADQAATALKDAWPA, encoded by the coding sequence ATGGCAGGACTGGTCGCACTCGACGCCGGCGGACGCGTGCCGCCCTTCGAGCAGGTCCGCTCGCAGATCGCGGCGCAGATCGGCGCGGGGTACCTCGTCGACGGCGAACGGCTGCCGAGCGTGCGGGGGCTGGCCGACGAGCTCGGGCTGGCGGCCGGCACGGTCGCGAAGGCCTACCAGCTGCTCGAGGAGGCCGGGCTCGTGCACACCGCGCGTGGTGCCGGTACTCGGGTGGTGCGGCCGGCCGAGGTGCCCGACGCGGTCGCCGACGCCGCACGTGCGCTCGCAGCCGCTGCCCGCGCGGCGGGTCTGTCGGCCGACCAGGCGGCCACCGCGCTCAAGGACGCCTGGCCCGCGTAG
- a CDS encoding alpha/beta hydrolase-fold protein, protein MIDADLVQWTRPAEERAGTPLLVTMHGVGSNERDLLGLAPALPAAWTMASLRAPMPWGQGFSWYPLGTPGSPALEPVDAAVAEVLAWVDSVAADHPRIGLLGFSQGGSMALQLLRARPAAFAFAVSLSGFVVPGVTDSRDVAVAAVRPRVFLGHGDLDPVIPAEATARTQAWAAANTTVTDRTYQGLPHAVSAAELSDVAAFMDGA, encoded by the coding sequence ATGATCGATGCAGACCTGGTGCAGTGGACCCGTCCCGCGGAAGAACGCGCAGGGACACCGCTGCTCGTGACCATGCACGGGGTGGGGTCGAACGAACGCGACCTGCTCGGACTCGCCCCCGCGCTGCCGGCGGCCTGGACGATGGCGTCACTGCGGGCACCGATGCCGTGGGGCCAGGGGTTCAGCTGGTACCCGCTCGGGACGCCGGGCTCCCCCGCACTCGAGCCCGTCGACGCCGCGGTCGCCGAGGTGCTCGCGTGGGTCGACTCCGTCGCCGCCGACCACCCGCGGATCGGGTTGCTCGGGTTCTCGCAGGGCGGGTCGATGGCGCTGCAGCTGCTGCGTGCACGGCCCGCAGCGTTCGCGTTCGCGGTGTCGCTGTCCGGGTTCGTGGTGCCGGGGGTGACGGACTCGCGTGACGTGGCCGTCGCCGCCGTCCGCCCGCGGGTGTTCCTCGGACACGGCGACCTCGACCCGGTGATCCCGGCCGAGGCCACCGCGCGGACGCAGGCGTGGGCGGCGGCGAACACCACCGTGACGGACCGGACGTACCAGGGCCTGCCGCACGCGGTGTCGGCAGCGGAGCTGTCGGACGTCGCGGCGTTCATGGACGGCGCGTAG
- a CDS encoding endo alpha-1,4 polygalactosaminidase, with protein MRTRTVLITTAMALVAVLGTAGCAEAAPTSAAASYRNLPTSGRPDYQLGGSYTPPSGVTIVERDSTAKAAKGKYDICYVNGFQTQPESARTWTKSYPSAILRDRAGKPVSDPGWPDEMLLDTRTAAKRALITKVLAKSIARCGDRGFDAVEFDNLDSWTRSGKRLTRAGNLALAKSLVDTGHRHGLAVGQKNTPQLGASGRKQTGFDFVVAEECVQYRECSAYTKAYGKRVIDIEYADTLERSWGSVCGLKSRPAMTILRDRDLVTPKDDAYVFEHC; from the coding sequence GTGCGTACGCGAACCGTCCTGATCACCACCGCGATGGCCCTGGTGGCCGTCCTCGGCACGGCCGGCTGCGCCGAGGCTGCTCCGACCAGCGCTGCGGCGAGCTACCGCAACCTGCCGACCTCGGGGCGCCCGGACTACCAGCTCGGCGGCTCCTACACGCCGCCGTCCGGTGTGACGATCGTCGAGCGGGACAGCACCGCGAAGGCCGCGAAGGGCAAGTACGACATCTGCTACGTCAACGGGTTCCAGACGCAGCCCGAGTCCGCCCGCACGTGGACGAAGTCGTACCCGTCGGCGATCCTGCGCGACCGGGCCGGCAAGCCGGTGTCCGACCCGGGCTGGCCGGACGAGATGCTCCTCGACACCCGGACGGCGGCGAAGCGCGCGCTCATCACGAAGGTGCTCGCGAAGTCCATCGCCCGCTGCGGCGACCGCGGGTTCGACGCGGTCGAGTTCGACAACCTCGACTCGTGGACCCGGAGCGGGAAGCGGCTCACGCGCGCCGGCAACCTGGCGCTCGCCAAGTCACTCGTCGACACCGGGCACCGCCACGGCCTGGCCGTCGGGCAGAAGAACACGCCGCAGCTCGGGGCCTCCGGCCGGAAGCAGACCGGGTTCGACTTCGTCGTGGCCGAGGAGTGCGTGCAGTACCGGGAGTGCTCGGCGTACACGAAGGCCTACGGCAAGCGGGTCATCGACATCGAGTACGCGGACACCCTCGAGCGCTCGTGGGGCTCGGTGTGCGGGCTGAAGAGCCGCCCGGCCATGACGATCCTGCGCGACCGCGACCTGGTGACCCCGAAGGACGACGCCTACGTCTTCGAGCACTGCTGA
- a CDS encoding DUF1684 domain-containing protein, producing MTFDLYRRVRATPDPQTAHALWRETRDAMFAEHPASPLLDEDARDFESLPVPDYDPAWRFQMPIEPAEPAEFDYETGTDGTVHFDRLGVVTVPGVGTLDVWSHGGYAGGLFVPVKDSSAGKARGTYGGGRYLLDTIKGSDLGGDDADSLVLDFNFAYNPSCAYDPAWACPLAPPGNTVPVPIPVGEQYDF from the coding sequence ATGACGTTCGACCTGTACCGCCGTGTCCGTGCGACGCCGGACCCCCAGACGGCGCACGCACTGTGGCGGGAGACCCGCGACGCGATGTTCGCGGAGCACCCCGCGTCGCCGCTCCTGGACGAGGACGCCCGCGACTTCGAGTCGCTGCCCGTTCCGGACTACGACCCCGCCTGGCGGTTCCAGATGCCCATCGAACCGGCCGAGCCCGCCGAGTTCGACTACGAGACCGGAACCGACGGCACCGTGCACTTCGACCGCCTCGGCGTCGTGACGGTCCCGGGCGTCGGGACGCTCGACGTCTGGTCGCACGGCGGCTACGCGGGCGGGCTGTTCGTCCCCGTGAAGGACTCCAGCGCCGGCAAGGCCCGCGGCACGTACGGCGGCGGACGCTACCTGCTCGACACCATCAAGGGTTCGGACCTGGGCGGCGACGACGCCGACTCGCTCGTGCTGGACTTCAACTTCGCGTACAACCCGTCGTGCGCGTACGACCCGGCGTGGGCGTGTCCGCTCGCGCCTCCGGGCAACACCGTGCCGGTGCCGATCCCGGTCGGCGAGCAGTACGACTTCTAG
- a CDS encoding DEAD/DEAH box helicase: MTDVFERFSPATAEWFRGAFDAPTPAQAGAWDAISTGQHALVIAPTGSGKTLASFLWSIDRLISATDRPPAKQRTRVLYVSPLKALGVDVERNLRSPLVGITQTARRLGTEPPEVTVGVRSGDTPSSDRQKLLRQPPDILITTPESLYLMLTSQARETLVNVDTVIVDEVHAVASTKRGAHLAVSLERLDDLLDKPVQRIGLSATVRPPEEVARFLGGRAPVTIIAPPAQKTFDLRVVVPVDDMAELGAPPVGADASDAPSNGSIWPHVEERVVDLIEEHRSTIVFANSRRLAERLTARLNEIHEERVLASAAPASAAMGDALVPAGVSPADDGLPVARGRPQSPARTSAHAVAPQGTKRPPAQVIGASGQTGGGGSDTAVPVLARAHHGSVSKDQRAIIEDDLKSGRLRCVVATSSLELGIDMGEVDLVVQVEAPPSVASGLQRVGRAGHQVGEISRGVLFPKHRADLVNSAVTVERMVTGQIESISVPANPLDVLAQHTVAAGAIDTVDVEHWFDLVRRSAPFSGLPRSAFDATLDLVTGRYPSDEFAELRPRLVWDRVHGTLTGRPGAQRLAVTSGGTIPDRGMFGVFMVGEKASRVGELDEEMVYESRVGDVFALGATSWRIEEITHDRVIVSPAFGQPGRVPFWKGDGIGRPAELGRATGAFVREVEGASDDDARARVAAGGLDERAVTNLLTFLRDQRAATGHVPNDTTLVVERFRDELGDWRLILHSPYGMQVHAPWALAVAARLRERHGIDGDAMAADDGIVVRIPETDAEPPGADLFVFERDDLEALVTDEVGGSALFAARFRECAARALLLPRRNPGQRSPLWQQRQRASQLLEVARKYPSFPIVLETVREVLQDVYDVPALLGIADEIAGRRIRLVETETETPSPFARSILFGYVAAFMYEGDSPLAERRAAALSLDSTLLGELLGRAELRELLDPAVIASVEQDLQRLSPDRRARDAEGLVDVLRLVGALDLDEAVDRSWLAASDDRSAAATEVQTVLTALERDRRVLSFSHAGSTRWAVIEDASRLRDALGVPLPIGVPTAFVEPVADPLGDLVGRYARSHGPFSAQEAAGRLGLGVAVVQDTLRRLVADRRVVEGEFRPDRQGAEWCDAEVLRRIRTKSLAALRHEVEPVSPDTLARFLPAWQHVQTPGARGGLRGVDGVLQVIDQLAGVALPASAWETLVLPARVTDYSTNMLDELTATGEVLWSGGGTLPGNDGWVRLHLAETASTTLAEPSGDETTELQRDVLGALAGGGAYFFRQLGQAVGSTDDPALTTALWDLVWAGQITNDTFAPLRSMLGGKAKSSSAPRARAYRGRRRPTMPTQSGPPSVGGRWSLLPLAESDSTVRAAATAEQLLERYGVVTRGAVQVEGVRGGFAGVYRVLSRFEESGRARRGYFIEGLGAAQFATGPTIDRLRTYARDLDDDERVDPDRKREALTLAATDPANPYGASLPWPSDDRAAADTDDTGADAAAPAAPATSAAATTGSRGHRPGRKAGALVTTVDGRLAVYVERGGKSVLTFTDDPADLAVAAASIAGIVRTGLRKLAVERVDGEFVLGTPLGTALGDAGFTATPQGLRLRA, encoded by the coding sequence ATGACGGACGTCTTCGAGCGCTTCTCCCCCGCGACCGCGGAGTGGTTCCGTGGTGCGTTCGACGCCCCCACCCCGGCACAGGCGGGCGCGTGGGACGCCATCTCGACGGGGCAGCACGCACTCGTCATCGCGCCGACCGGCTCCGGCAAGACCCTCGCCTCGTTCCTGTGGTCCATCGACCGGCTCATCAGCGCGACCGACCGGCCCCCGGCCAAGCAGCGCACGCGGGTCCTGTACGTCTCGCCGCTCAAGGCCCTCGGCGTCGACGTCGAGCGGAACCTGCGCAGCCCGCTCGTCGGCATCACGCAGACGGCCCGGCGGCTCGGCACCGAACCACCCGAGGTCACCGTCGGGGTGCGCAGTGGCGACACCCCGTCGTCGGACCGGCAGAAGCTGCTCCGCCAGCCGCCGGACATCCTCATCACGACGCCGGAGTCGCTGTACCTCATGCTCACCTCGCAGGCGCGCGAGACCCTGGTGAACGTCGACACCGTCATCGTGGACGAGGTGCACGCCGTCGCGTCGACCAAGCGCGGGGCACACCTGGCCGTTTCGCTCGAACGGCTCGACGACCTGCTCGACAAGCCGGTGCAGCGCATCGGGTTGTCCGCGACGGTCCGGCCGCCGGAAGAGGTCGCGCGGTTCCTCGGGGGTCGGGCGCCGGTGACGATCATCGCCCCGCCGGCGCAGAAGACCTTCGACCTGCGGGTCGTCGTGCCGGTCGACGACATGGCCGAGCTCGGTGCTCCGCCGGTCGGTGCGGACGCGTCCGACGCGCCCTCGAACGGCTCGATCTGGCCGCACGTCGAAGAGCGCGTGGTCGACCTCATCGAGGAGCACCGGTCGACGATCGTGTTCGCGAACTCGCGGCGCCTGGCCGAGCGACTCACCGCGCGGCTGAACGAGATCCACGAAGAGCGCGTCCTCGCTTCGGCGGCTCCGGCTTCGGCCGCGATGGGCGATGCGCTGGTGCCGGCGGGTGTCTCGCCGGCCGACGACGGGCTGCCGGTGGCGCGGGGTCGCCCGCAGTCGCCCGCGCGGACCTCGGCGCACGCGGTCGCGCCCCAGGGCACGAAGCGGCCGCCCGCGCAGGTGATCGGCGCATCCGGGCAGACCGGTGGCGGCGGCTCCGACACCGCGGTGCCCGTGCTCGCCCGCGCCCACCACGGCTCGGTGTCGAAGGACCAGCGCGCCATCATCGAGGACGACCTGAAGTCCGGTCGGCTGCGGTGCGTGGTCGCGACGAGCTCGCTCGAGCTCGGGATCGACATGGGCGAGGTGGACCTCGTCGTCCAGGTCGAGGCACCGCCCTCGGTCGCGAGCGGCCTGCAGCGCGTCGGCCGTGCCGGGCACCAGGTGGGCGAGATCTCCCGCGGGGTGCTCTTCCCGAAGCACCGCGCCGACCTCGTGAACAGTGCGGTCACGGTGGAACGGATGGTCACGGGGCAGATCGAGTCGATCTCGGTGCCGGCGAACCCCCTCGACGTCCTGGCGCAGCACACGGTCGCGGCCGGGGCGATCGACACCGTCGACGTCGAGCACTGGTTCGACCTGGTCCGACGCAGCGCCCCGTTCAGCGGCCTGCCCCGCTCGGCGTTCGACGCCACGCTCGACCTGGTGACCGGACGGTACCCGAGCGACGAGTTCGCCGAACTCCGCCCGCGGCTGGTGTGGGACCGCGTGCACGGCACCCTGACCGGACGCCCCGGCGCCCAGCGGCTCGCGGTGACGAGCGGCGGCACGATCCCGGACCGCGGGATGTTCGGCGTGTTCATGGTCGGCGAGAAGGCGTCGCGCGTCGGCGAGCTGGACGAGGAGATGGTCTACGAGTCGCGCGTCGGCGACGTCTTCGCCCTCGGCGCGACGAGCTGGCGGATCGAGGAGATCACCCACGACCGGGTCATCGTGAGCCCGGCCTTCGGACAGCCCGGTCGGGTGCCGTTCTGGAAGGGTGACGGCATCGGCCGCCCCGCCGAACTCGGTCGCGCGACGGGGGCGTTCGTGCGCGAGGTCGAGGGCGCCTCGGACGACGACGCCCGAGCCCGGGTCGCCGCCGGCGGTCTCGACGAGCGTGCCGTCACGAACCTGCTGACCTTCCTGCGCGACCAGCGCGCGGCCACCGGTCACGTCCCCAACGACACCACGCTCGTGGTCGAGCGCTTCCGCGACGAACTCGGCGACTGGCGGCTCATCCTGCACTCGCCGTACGGCATGCAGGTGCACGCGCCGTGGGCCCTGGCGGTCGCGGCACGGCTGCGTGAACGCCACGGCATCGACGGCGACGCGATGGCCGCCGACGACGGCATCGTGGTGCGCATCCCCGAGACCGACGCCGAACCGCCGGGTGCCGACCTGTTCGTGTTCGAGCGCGACGACCTCGAGGCACTCGTCACGGACGAGGTCGGTGGCTCGGCGCTGTTCGCCGCGCGGTTCCGCGAGTGTGCGGCGCGCGCCCTGCTGCTGCCCCGTCGGAACCCCGGGCAGCGATCGCCCCTGTGGCAGCAGCGACAGCGGGCCTCGCAGCTGCTCGAGGTGGCCCGGAAGTACCCGTCGTTCCCGATCGTGCTCGAGACCGTGCGCGAAGTGCTGCAGGACGTCTACGACGTCCCCGCCCTGCTCGGCATCGCCGACGAGATCGCCGGCCGCCGGATCCGCCTGGTCGAGACCGAGACCGAGACGCCGTCCCCGTTCGCCCGGTCGATCCTGTTCGGGTACGTCGCCGCGTTCATGTACGAGGGCGATTCCCCGCTCGCCGAGCGCCGAGCCGCGGCACTGTCGCTCGACTCGACCCTGCTCGGCGAACTGCTCGGCCGCGCCGAACTGCGGGAGCTGCTCGACCCGGCGGTCATCGCCTCGGTGGAACAGGATCTGCAGCGGCTGTCGCCGGACCGCCGGGCGCGCGACGCCGAGGGGCTGGTCGACGTGCTGCGGCTCGTCGGCGCGCTCGACCTCGACGAAGCCGTCGACCGGAGCTGGCTGGCGGCGTCGGACGACCGCTCCGCCGCTGCGACCGAGGTACAGACCGTGCTCACCGCGCTCGAGCGCGACCGCCGCGTCCTGTCGTTCTCGCACGCCGGGTCCACCCGCTGGGCCGTCATCGAGGACGCCTCGCGCCTGCGTGACGCCCTCGGGGTCCCGCTGCCGATCGGCGTGCCGACCGCGTTCGTCGAACCCGTCGCCGACCCGCTCGGTGACCTGGTCGGCCGCTACGCCCGGTCGCACGGGCCGTTCTCGGCGCAGGAGGCCGCGGGGCGCCTCGGCCTCGGGGTCGCCGTCGTGCAGGACACCCTGCGCCGTCTGGTCGCCGACCGGCGTGTGGTCGAGGGCGAGTTCCGCCCGGATCGGCAGGGCGCCGAGTGGTGCGACGCCGAGGTCCTGCGCCGGATCCGCACGAAGTCCCTCGCCGCGCTCCGCCACGAGGTCGAGCCGGTGTCGCCGGACACGCTCGCGCGCTTCCTGCCCGCCTGGCAGCACGTGCAGACCCCCGGCGCCCGCGGCGGCCTGCGCGGGGTCGACGGGGTCCTGCAGGTGATCGACCAGCTCGCCGGCGTCGCCCTGCCCGCCAGCGCCTGGGAGACCCTGGTGCTGCCCGCGCGGGTGACCGACTACTCCACGAACATGCTCGACGAGCTCACCGCCACCGGCGAGGTCCTGTGGTCCGGCGGCGGGACCCTGCCCGGCAACGACGGGTGGGTGCGCCTGCACCTCGCCGAGACGGCATCGACGACGCTCGCCGAGCCCTCCGGCGACGAGACCACCGAGCTGCAGCGCGACGTGCTCGGTGCCCTGGCCGGCGGCGGCGCGTACTTCTTCCGCCAGCTCGGGCAGGCCGTCGGCAGCACCGACGACCCGGCCCTGACGACGGCGCTGTGGGACCTCGTCTGGGCCGGACAGATCACGAACGACACGTTCGCTCCGCTCCGCTCGATGCTCGGCGGCAAGGCGAAGAGCAGCAGCGCCCCGCGGGCTCGTGCGTACCGCGGGCGCCGACGTCCGACGATGCCGACGCAGTCCGGCCCGCCATCCGTCGGCGGTCGCTGGTCCCTGCTCCCCCTGGCCGAGTCCGACTCGACCGTGCGGGCCGCGGCGACCGCCGAGCAGCTGCTCGAGCGCTACGGGGTCGTCACCCGCGGGGCCGTCCAGGTCGAGGGGGTCCGGGGTGGGTTCGCGGGCGTGTACCGGGTGCTCTCGCGGTTCGAGGAGTCCGGGCGGGCGCGGCGCGGCTACTTCATCGAGGGACTCGGGGCAGCACAGTTCGCCACGGGCCCGACCATCGACCGGCTGCGGACCTACGCCCGTGACCTCGACGACGACGAACGCGTCGACCCGGACCGGAAGCGTGAGGCACTGACCCTGGCCGCGACCGACCCCGCGAACCCGTACGGAGCATCGCTGCCCTGGCCGTCCGACGACCGCGCGGCGGCCGACACGGACGACACGGGTGCCGACGCCGCAGCACCGGCAGCGCCGGCGACCTCGGCCGCAGCCACCACCGGCTCCCGCGGCCACCGGCCCGGGCGCAAGGCCGGAGCGCTCGTCACCACCGTCGACGGCCGGCTCGCGGTGTACGTCGAGCGGGGCGGCAAGTCGGTGCTGACCTTCACCGACGACCCCGCCGACCTGGCCGTCGCAGCGGCGTCGATCGCGGGCATCGTGCGCACCGGGCTGCGGAAGCTCGCGGTCGAGCGCGTCGACGGCGAGTTCGTGCTCGGTACCCCGCTCGGCACCGCGCTGGGCGACGCCGGGTTCACCGCCACACCGCAGGGACTCCGGCTCCGTGCCTGA
- a CDS encoding CsbD family protein yields MAGIEDIKNAAEKAAGKVKEAVGNATDNDHLKAEGKTDQVKADTKQAGTNVKDAASGVADSLKSDRDTK; encoded by the coding sequence ATGGCTGGGATCGAAGACATCAAGAACGCCGCTGAGAAGGCGGCAGGCAAGGTCAAGGAGGCCGTCGGGAACGCGACGGACAACGACCACCTCAAGGCTGAGGGCAAGACCGATCAGGTCAAGGCCGACACCAAGCAGGCGGGTACGAACGTCAAGGACGCCGCTTCCGGCGTCGCCGACAGCCTCAAGAGCGACCGCGACACGAAGTAA
- a CDS encoding NUDIX hydrolase family protein: MASLQTPDPDSGWLSDEELANARRRLPICYVEAIPVRTDGLGVVTEVGVLLRVAPSGSIVRTLVSGRVMFGESIRTALFRHLEKDLGPMAFPQLPSSPTPFTVAEYFPLPGASVYTDERQHAISLAYVVPVTGTCEPRQDALELTWMTPMEAASDGVADDMEGGRGALLRAGLASVGALM, translated from the coding sequence ATGGCCTCGTTGCAAACCCCCGACCCCGACTCCGGCTGGCTGTCCGACGAGGAACTCGCCAACGCGCGTCGTCGACTCCCCATCTGCTACGTCGAGGCGATCCCCGTCCGCACCGACGGGCTCGGCGTCGTGACCGAGGTCGGGGTGCTCCTGCGCGTGGCCCCGAGTGGCTCGATCGTCCGCACCCTGGTGTCCGGTCGCGTGATGTTCGGCGAGTCCATCCGCACGGCGCTCTTCCGTCACCTCGAGAAGGACCTCGGCCCGATGGCGTTCCCGCAGCTGCCCTCGAGCCCGACGCCGTTCACGGTCGCCGAGTACTTCCCGCTGCCCGGCGCCTCGGTGTACACCGACGAGCGGCAGCACGCGATCTCCCTGGCCTACGTCGTCCCGGTGACGGGCACGTGCGAGCCCCGGCAGGACGCCCTCGAGCTCACCTGGATGACCCCGATGGAAGCCGCGTCGGACGGCGTCGCCGACGACATGGAGGGTGGCCGCGGCGCCCTGCTGCGCGCGGGCCTCGCGTCGGTCGGCGCGCTCATGTAG